The Clostridium sp. AWRP genome has a window encoding:
- a CDS encoding class I SAM-dependent methyltransferase: MNCYGKFAHIYDNLINSDIDYSTWAKKIMNICEKLNIDRKNYLDLACGTGNMTEKLALYFKNTWAVDLSSEMLSEADIKLRNSGLKVNFICQDITNFKLNKKFNLITCCLDSTNYILKESELQSYFKSVSNHLENNGIFLFDINSYYKITNILGNNTYTYDDEDITYIWENYLEDDIVDMYLTFFIRHENFYKRFDENHRERAYTCEYIESTLKNCGFKIINKLDNYSDKTVTDISERISYIVTKL; this comes from the coding sequence ATGAACTGCTATGGAAAATTTGCTCATATATATGACAATCTAATAAACAGCGATATAGATTACAGCACATGGGCTAAAAAAATTATGAACATATGTGAAAAATTAAATATAGATAGAAAAAATTATCTGGATTTAGCTTGTGGTACAGGTAATATGACAGAAAAGTTAGCACTTTATTTTAAAAATACCTGGGCAGTAGATTTATCCAGTGAAATGCTATCAGAAGCAGATATAAAGCTTAGAAACAGTGGACTAAAAGTAAACTTTATATGTCAAGACATAACTAATTTCAAGTTAAACAAGAAATTCAATCTCATAACTTGCTGTCTTGATTCTACAAACTATATATTAAAAGAATCAGAATTACAAAGTTACTTTAAAAGTGTGTCCAATCACTTAGAAAACAATGGAATATTCCTATTTGATATAAATTCCTATTACAAAATTACAAATATACTAGGTAATAATACCTATACTTACGATGATGAAGATATTACCTACATATGGGAAAATTATTTAGAAGATGACATTGTGGACATGTACCTCACATTTTTTATACGTCATGAGAATTTTTATAAACGATTTGATGAAAACCATCGTGAAAGGGCTTATACTTGTGAATATATAGAATCCACATTGAAAAATTGTGGATTTAAAATTATAAACAAATTGGACAACTACAGTGATAAAACTGTAACTGATATTTCTGAAAGAATATCATATATAGTAACTAAACTTTAA
- the hslO gene encoding Hsp33 family molecular chaperone HslO translates to MIDKLIRATAKDDNIRIIAASTTNLVNEAVKIHECAPTAAAAFGRMLTAGSLMGAMLKSPKDSLSIIISGGGEAKGISVTSYADCHVKGYIGNPLANLPPNSKGKLDVGGIIGTNGNLTVIRNMGLREPYSSKIPIQTGEIGDDLAYYFTVSEQTPSAVALGVLVDVDLSIKASGGFIIQMLPGAEDLLADLVTYRLQEIPPISNMLAKGMSISQILNDIFKDMGLNILDELTPTYKCDCSRERVEKALISIGTKDLEEIYNEGKTEELKCNFCKTSYKFTHEQIGEILKNSTKKS, encoded by the coding sequence ATGATAGATAAATTAATAAGAGCTACAGCTAAAGATGATAACATTCGAATAATAGCAGCCTCTACTACAAACCTAGTAAATGAAGCTGTTAAAATCCACGAATGTGCCCCTACAGCTGCAGCAGCCTTTGGAAGAATGCTTACTGCAGGAAGCCTTATGGGGGCAATGTTAAAATCACCTAAAGATAGCTTATCCATTATAATTTCAGGAGGCGGTGAAGCTAAAGGTATATCTGTAACTTCTTATGCTGACTGTCATGTAAAAGGATATATAGGAAACCCTCTTGCAAATTTGCCACCAAATAGTAAAGGAAAACTAGATGTAGGTGGAATCATAGGAACTAATGGAAATTTAACCGTAATAAGAAATATGGGACTTAGAGAACCTTACTCCAGTAAAATTCCCATACAAACTGGAGAAATAGGAGATGATCTAGCTTACTACTTTACAGTTTCAGAGCAAACTCCATCTGCAGTAGCCCTTGGAGTTCTCGTAGATGTAGATTTAAGTATAAAGGCCTCAGGAGGATTCATAATTCAGATGCTTCCTGGAGCAGAAGATCTACTTGCAGACTTAGTCACATATAGATTACAGGAAATTCCACCTATATCAAATATGTTAGCTAAGGGCATGAGTATTTCACAAATATTAAATGATATATTTAAGGATATGGGATTAAATATATTAGATGAACTAACACCTACTTATAAATGTGATTGTTCAAGAGAAAGAGTTGAAAAAGCTCTTATAAGCATAGGCACAAAAGATTTGGAGGAAATTTATAATGAAGGAAAAACTGAAGAATTAAAATGTAACTTTTGTAAGACATCCTATAAGTTTACCCATGAACAAATAGGTGAAATTCTTAAAAACTCCACAAAAAAATCCTGA
- the dapD gene encoding 2,3,4,5-tetrahydropyridine-2,6-dicarboxylate N-acetyltransferase: MEAKYDLTDPYQIAKYIKEAKKSTPVKVYLKGDMSNCDLGSIENYNSGDFYILFGESDEISKFLEENKDKINQFRIEQDRRNSAIPLADLTNMNARIEPGAIIRDKVKIDKNAVVMMGAVINIGAEIGEGTMIDMNAVVGARGKLGKNVHLGAGAVVAGVLEPPSKSPCEIGDNVLIGANSVILEGVKIGTGSVIAAGSVVTEDIPEGVVAAGSPAKIVKSVDDKTKGKTKILSDLRK; encoded by the coding sequence ATGGAAGCAAAATACGATCTTACAGATCCATACCAAATAGCAAAGTATATAAAAGAGGCTAAAAAATCTACTCCAGTTAAAGTTTACCTTAAAGGTGACATGTCAAATTGTGATTTAGGCAGTATAGAAAATTATAATAGCGGTGATTTTTACATTCTCTTTGGTGAAAGCGATGAAATATCAAAATTTTTAGAAGAAAATAAAGATAAGATCAATCAATTTAGAATAGAACAGGACAGAAGAAACTCAGCCATCCCACTTGCTGATTTAACAAACATGAATGCCAGAATTGAACCTGGTGCTATTATAAGAGATAAAGTTAAAATAGACAAAAATGCAGTAGTAATGATGGGGGCAGTTATAAACATAGGTGCAGAAATAGGTGAAGGCACTATGATAGATATGAATGCAGTAGTAGGTGCTAGAGGAAAACTTGGTAAAAATGTTCACTTAGGTGCTGGAGCTGTAGTAGCTGGAGTTTTAGAACCACCTAGTAAATCACCTTGTGAGATAGGTGACAATGTACTTATAGGAGCTAACTCAGTAATCTTAGAAGGAGTAAAAATTGGAACTGGCTCTGTAATCGCAGCAGGTTCAGTAGTAACAGAAGATATACCTGAAGGAGTTGTAGCTGCTGGAAGTCCAGCAAAAATAGTAAAATCAGTAGATGATAAAACTAAAGGCAAAACTAAAATTTTATCAGATTTAAGAAAATAA
- a CDS encoding single-stranded DNA-binding protein: protein MDNLMLNNKIYLEGTVVSELQFSHEMYGEGFYTFNIEVPRLSESKDILFITISERLIGGMDIKVGTDVIIEGQLRSYNKFVDGANRLILTVFARNIDFCTERSKNPNQIFLDGFICKEPVYRTTPFGREISDMLLAVNRAYNKSDYIPTIAWGRNSRFCKSLKVSDNIRVWGRLQSREYQKKISDTEIIKKIAYEVSISKMEKVNRDNEKTQEEMQGKEEKEQPKNEDENSLGNNIGDKRIS, encoded by the coding sequence ATGGACAATTTAATGTTAAACAATAAGATCTATCTTGAAGGTACAGTAGTTTCAGAATTACAATTTAGCCACGAAATGTATGGAGAGGGTTTTTACACCTTTAATATTGAGGTTCCTAGATTAAGTGAAAGTAAAGATATACTATTCATTACAATTTCAGAGAGACTTATAGGGGGAATGGATATCAAAGTTGGAACTGATGTAATAATAGAAGGACAACTTAGGTCCTACAATAAATTTGTGGATGGGGCAAACAGATTGATATTAACTGTATTTGCAAGAAATATAGATTTTTGTACTGAAAGAAGTAAAAATCCAAATCAAATTTTTCTTGATGGATTTATATGTAAGGAGCCAGTTTATAGGACAACTCCCTTTGGCAGAGAAATCTCAGATATGCTTCTAGCTGTAAACAGGGCTTATAATAAGTCTGATTACATACCTACTATTGCTTGGGGAAGAAATTCTAGGTTCTGTAAGTCATTAAAAGTAAGTGACAATATAAGGGTTTGGGGAAGATTGCAGAGTAGAGAATATCAAAAAAAGATATCGGATACTGAAATTATAAAGAAAATAGCGTATGAAGTTTCTATATCTAAAATGGAAAAAGTTAATAGAGATAATGAAAAAACTCAAGAAGAAATGCAAGGAAAAGAGGAAAAAGAACAGCCTAAAAATGAAGATGAAAATAGCTTAGGGAATAACATAGGCGATAAGCGTATATCATAA
- the pdaB gene encoding polysaccharide deacetylase family sporulation protein PdaB: protein MVSILLLIAIGVSLFANYRYEGAFARVNRKLPIYCVDTKDKKIAITFDVSLGDEYIDKILNVLDKHNIKATFFVVGDWVDRNPDKLKEIYNKGHEIGNHSNRHPNMTKISRDKIIEDININEAKIRNITGSGTKLFRCPEGSYNDDVIDTVKNSGYYCIQWNVDSIDWKEQGADLEYNRVIKSTKPGSIVLFHNSAKYTPFNLERIIVNLKEKGYKFVKVGDLIYKDNYKMDYDGKQMRN from the coding sequence ATGGTATCTATATTATTGCTTATAGCTATTGGCGTATCATTATTTGCAAATTATAGATATGAAGGGGCATTTGCAAGAGTAAATAGGAAATTACCCATTTATTGTGTTGACACAAAAGATAAAAAAATTGCTATAACCTTTGATGTTAGTTTAGGAGATGAATACATTGATAAAATATTAAATGTGCTGGATAAACATAATATAAAAGCTACATTCTTTGTAGTAGGGGATTGGGTTGATAGAAATCCGGATAAACTAAAGGAGATATATAATAAAGGACACGAAATAGGAAATCATTCAAATAGGCACCCTAATATGACAAAAATATCTAGAGATAAGATTATTGAAGATATAAATATAAATGAAGCTAAAATAAGAAATATAACAGGAAGTGGAACAAAATTGTTTAGATGTCCTGAAGGGTCTTATAATGACGATGTAATAGATACAGTAAAGAACTCAGGATATTACTGTATTCAATGGAATGTAGATAGTATAGACTGGAAAGAGCAGGGGGCAGATCTTGAATACAACAGGGTTATAAAAAGTACAAAACCTGGTTCTATAGTACTATTTCATAATAGTGCAAAGTATACACCATTTAATTTAGAAAGGATAATAGTAAACTTAAAGGAAAAAGGATACAAGTTTGTTAAGGTAGGAGATTTGATATATAAAGATAACTATAAAATGGACTATGACGGAAAGCAGATGAGAAATTAA
- a CDS encoding DUF4364 family protein, which yields MFENTLELAENKLLLLYIFKKIKFPISNNQVTEVILENDFINYFTLQQYLNELLSSNFIKQIDSQNNHKFIITKKGIKVLSLFGNRISKDKINILDNYIDEHFNDIKSKISVNANYTTKHKNSFMVNLKISESNSTLMNLKLNVDSKKTAQKLCEKWEKNFSEIYYKIVELLMDD from the coding sequence ATGTTTGAAAACACTTTAGAACTAGCAGAAAATAAATTACTTCTGCTTTACATATTTAAAAAAATCAAGTTTCCTATTTCCAATAATCAAGTAACCGAAGTCATACTGGAAAATGACTTCATAAATTATTTTACTCTTCAGCAATATTTAAATGAACTTCTATCTTCTAATTTTATCAAGCAGATAGATTCTCAAAATAACCATAAATTTATAATTACAAAAAAAGGCATAAAGGTGTTGTCCCTCTTCGGAAATAGAATTTCCAAAGATAAAATAAATATATTAGACAACTATATAGACGAGCATTTTAATGACATAAAAAGTAAAATTTCAGTAAATGCAAATTATACAACTAAACATAAAAACAGTTTTATGGTAAATTTAAAAATATCAGAAAGTAATTCCACTTTAATGAACTTAAAACTAAATGTGGACTCTAAAAAAACTGCCCAAAAACTATGTGAAAAGTGGGAAAAAAACTTTTCAGAAATTTATTATAAAATAGTTGAATTACTTATGGACGATTAA
- a CDS encoding YncE family protein — MEYLYICSTSSDTVSKVNLDDFHEETRIHLKSEDMTYRVGPHGVCLNDSKLITANKYNNSISVIDIKNEIQEETYYVGACCNDIITYKNNAYIICSDLNSLLVFDLNMRRVVEEVPCGNLPYSICLNKERKLLVISNMEDDSITLIDCKKNERIANIRVGCYPTKAVFAVDGQHILICESNIGSEFRGSIAILSLKNYKIINRIIVGNSPVDIYCSSRYCFVSNFGDGTISVLDINNYKEKKRLIVGGMPASVLKRRGSLYVGDNYDNLLIKVNLKDENKKCIPIGGEPTGMVVK; from the coding sequence TTGGAGTATCTTTATATATGTAGCACTTCTTCTGATACGGTATCAAAGGTGAATTTGGATGATTTTCATGAAGAAACTAGAATACATTTAAAATCTGAGGACATGACCTATAGAGTTGGACCTCATGGTGTATGTTTAAATGATTCTAAACTTATAACGGCAAACAAATATAATAACAGTATATCTGTAATAGATATAAAAAATGAAATTCAGGAAGAAACTTATTATGTTGGGGCATGCTGCAATGATATTATTACCTATAAAAATAATGCATATATAATATGCAGTGATTTAAACAGTCTGCTTGTTTTTGATCTTAATATGAGAAGAGTGGTTGAAGAAGTTCCCTGCGGAAATCTTCCTTATAGTATATGTTTGAATAAGGAAAGGAAACTGCTAGTAATATCTAATATGGAAGATGATAGCATAACCTTAATAGACTGTAAAAAAAACGAACGTATAGCTAACATAAGAGTAGGATGCTATCCTACTAAGGCTGTGTTTGCAGTGGATGGACAGCATATACTTATCTGTGAAAGTAATATAGGCTCGGAGTTCAGGGGAAGTATAGCCATATTATCACTTAAAAACTATAAAATTATAAATAGAATTATTGTGGGAAATTCGCCAGTAGACATATACTGCAGCAGTAGATACTGTTTTGTATCCAATTTTGGAGATGGTACAATAAGTGTTTTGGATATAAATAACTATAAGGAGAAAAAGAGGTTGATTGTAGGGGGTATGCCTGCAAGTGTATTAAAGCGAAGGGGAAGTTTATATGTGGGTGATAATTATGACAATTTATTAATAAAGGTAAATTTAAAAGATGAGAATAAAAAATGTATACCTATAGGTGGAGAACCTACAGGTATGGTTGTAAAATAA
- a CDS encoding TIGR03905 family TSCPD domain-containing protein, with product MYSYITNGVCSSQINFDVVENKLRNVNFVGGCDGNLQGISKLVEGMDVAEAVEKLEGISCSGKGTSCPDQFATALKKLVLSRK from the coding sequence ATGTACAGTTATATAACAAATGGAGTTTGTTCAAGTCAGATAAATTTTGATGTTGTAGAAAACAAACTTAGAAATGTAAATTTTGTAGGAGGATGTGATGGAAACTTACAAGGTATATCAAAATTAGTAGAAGGAATGGATGTAGCTGAAGCTGTTGAAAAATTAGAGGGAATTTCCTGCAGTGGAAAAGGAACTTCCTGTCCTGATCAATTTGCAACTGCCCTTAAAAAATTAGTTTTAAGCCGTAAGTAA
- a CDS encoding folylpolyglutamate synthase/dihydrofolate synthase family protein, producing MNYDEAIEYIETTAKFGSNYGLDRTQKMLELLGNPQKKIKTIHVAGTNGKGSITAMINRILMQAGFEVGMYTSPYLEVFEERIQINGTNIPRDDLSRVVTKVSETVKKVIKLGYENPTEFEIITCAMFYYFYEKKVDIAIIEVGLGGRLDATNVMEPFSKEEDGGVLLSIIASISYDHMQILGDTLAKIAHEKAGIVKPGIPVILYPEEKEAEEAIEKVCSERGSTLIKVPCDCVESEDQEKINNNSKEYVQKIKVHTKKEDYHIELSLLGRHQLTNCACALFAIEELSRYGFHIDKQTILKALSNVKWIGRLEVMHRKPLVVIDGAHNREGISMLRKNLCTYFNYNKMILILGILADKEVEVMVKTIVPLAERVIAVTPNNTRAENSKELKSVIEKYNSKCEALDSYEEAYEKALSYCSEDDILLISGSLYMIGDMRKIIRKHNKSK from the coding sequence ATGAATTATGATGAAGCAATCGAGTACATAGAAACTACTGCTAAGTTCGGGAGTAACTACGGACTTGATAGAACACAAAAAATGCTGGAGCTTTTAGGTAACCCACAGAAGAAAATAAAGACAATACATGTGGCAGGTACCAATGGTAAGGGCTCTATTACTGCAATGATAAACAGAATACTAATGCAAGCTGGATTTGAGGTAGGTATGTACACTTCACCTTATTTAGAGGTATTTGAAGAGAGAATCCAGATAAATGGTACTAACATACCTAGAGATGATTTGAGCAGGGTAGTAACCAAGGTATCAGAAACTGTTAAAAAGGTTATCAAGCTTGGATATGAAAATCCTACTGAATTTGAAATAATTACCTGTGCAATGTTCTATTATTTTTATGAAAAGAAAGTTGATATAGCCATAATTGAAGTGGGTCTTGGAGGGAGACTTGATGCTACAAATGTTATGGAACCATTTTCAAAAGAAGAAGATGGAGGAGTATTACTTAGCATAATTGCCTCTATAAGCTATGATCATATGCAGATACTAGGTGATACTTTGGCTAAGATAGCTCATGAAAAGGCAGGAATAGTTAAGCCGGGTATACCCGTAATACTTTATCCTGAAGAAAAAGAGGCAGAAGAAGCTATAGAAAAGGTATGCAGTGAAAGGGGAAGCACACTTATAAAGGTTCCTTGTGATTGTGTAGAGTCTGAAGATCAGGAAAAAATCAACAATAACAGTAAAGAATATGTGCAAAAGATAAAGGTACATACAAAAAAAGAAGATTACCATATTGAGTTATCTCTTTTAGGTAGACATCAGCTTACAAATTGTGCTTGTGCCCTATTTGCTATAGAGGAATTGTCTAGATATGGATTTCATATAGATAAGCAGACTATATTAAAAGCACTTTCTAATGTGAAGTGGATTGGAAGACTTGAAGTAATGCATCGTAAGCCACTAGTTGTAATAGATGGGGCACACAATAGAGAAGGAATTTCCATGCTGAGGAAAAACTTGTGCACCTATTTTAACTACAATAAGATGATACTTATACTGGGTATACTAGCGGATAAAGAAGTTGAAGTAATGGTAAAAACTATTGTTCCTTTAGCGGAGAGGGTAATAGCCGTTACCCCAAACAATACAAGAGCTGAAAATTCAAAAGAGTTAAAAAGTGTCATAGAAAAATATAACTCCAAATGTGAAGCCTTGGATAGTTATGAAGAGGCTTACGAAAAGGCACTTTCCTACTGCAGCGAAGATGATATCTTATTAATATCTGGTTCTCTTTATATGATAGGCGACATGAGAAAAATTATAAGAAAGCACAATAAAAGCAAATAA
- a CDS encoding valine--tRNA ligase gives MAQKKEMATTYNPKEFEDRLYDLWQEKGYFTPKADKNKKSYTIVIPPPNITGKLHLGHALDDTIQDIIIRTKRMQGYSTLWLPGEDHASIATEVKVEKELLKKGIEKKKIGREKFLEETWDWSNEYRGRIRNQVKKLGCSADFTRERFTMDEGLNKAVKKFFVKLYNDGLIYQGNRIINWCPKCQTAISDAEIEYEEQQGHFWHIKYKIVGSDEYLEIATTRPETMFGDTAIAVNPKDERYKHLVGKKAILPIINREIPIVEDDYVDMEFGTGAVKITPAHDPNDYHVGKRHNLPEIIVMNEDGTIKLPGTKYDGLDRYEARKLVVEDLDKQGYLVKIKEHAHNVGCHDRCGTTIEPMLSKQWFVKMKSLAEPAVKVVKDKKVKFIPERFEKTYFNWMENIQDWCISRQLWWGHRIPVWYCKDCGEVIVTDGEATKCPKCGSTNLEQDKDVLDTWFSSALWPFSTLGWPDKTEDLKCFYPNNTLVTGYDIIFFWVARMIFSGLYCMDDIPFENVLIHGIVRDSQGRKMSKSLGNGVDPIEVIEQYGADALRFTLITGNAPGNDIRYYSERVEASRNFANKIWNASRFVLMNIDEDLMNKYKDCKDYSGADRWIMSKLNTLVKEVTDNIEKFELGIASQKLYDFIWGELCDWYIELVKPVMYGEDEKAKGVAYNVLNNVLSTSLQLLHPVMPFITEEIYTHLYTEYESITISKWPEYDESLKDLKAEKDMEYIIEAIREIRNIRTEMNVPFSRKAKIMVHVAEKDAYEAFQNGEDYFKKLASASEVEFLKDKNDAPKNIVSAVTRGAELFIPLFDLVDMDKEIERLNKEKKKLEGEIKRVENKLSNEKFVSKAPETVVNAEREKGDKYREMLNTVVERLENIK, from the coding sequence ATGGCACAAAAGAAAGAAATGGCAACTACTTATAACCCAAAAGAATTTGAAGACAGACTTTATGATCTTTGGCAAGAAAAAGGATATTTTACACCCAAAGCAGATAAAAATAAAAAATCGTATACAATAGTAATACCACCTCCAAATATCACAGGAAAATTGCACCTTGGACACGCGCTGGATGATACTATACAGGACATAATAATAAGAACAAAGAGAATGCAGGGCTACAGTACACTATGGCTTCCGGGTGAAGATCATGCAAGTATTGCAACTGAGGTAAAAGTTGAAAAAGAACTCTTGAAGAAGGGAATAGAAAAAAAGAAAATAGGAAGAGAAAAGTTCCTTGAAGAAACCTGGGATTGGAGTAATGAATACAGGGGCAGAATAAGAAACCAGGTAAAGAAGCTTGGTTGCTCTGCAGATTTTACAAGAGAGCGATTTACTATGGATGAAGGCCTCAATAAGGCAGTAAAAAAGTTCTTTGTAAAACTATATAATGATGGCCTTATATATCAGGGAAACAGGATAATAAACTGGTGTCCTAAGTGTCAGACAGCTATATCCGATGCGGAAATCGAGTATGAAGAGCAGCAGGGACATTTTTGGCACATAAAATATAAGATTGTAGGCAGTGACGAATATCTTGAAATTGCAACTACAAGACCTGAAACAATGTTTGGAGATACAGCCATTGCAGTTAATCCTAAGGATGAAAGATATAAGCATTTAGTAGGAAAGAAAGCTATACTTCCAATTATAAATAGGGAAATACCTATAGTTGAGGATGACTATGTAGACATGGAGTTTGGTACTGGAGCGGTTAAGATAACACCAGCCCATGATCCTAATGACTATCATGTAGGAAAGAGACATAACCTTCCTGAAATAATAGTAATGAATGAAGATGGAACTATAAAATTACCTGGGACAAAATATGATGGACTCGATAGATATGAAGCTAGAAAGTTAGTAGTAGAAGATTTGGATAAGCAGGGATATTTGGTTAAAATCAAAGAACATGCACATAATGTAGGATGTCATGACAGATGTGGTACTACTATCGAACCTATGCTTTCAAAGCAGTGGTTTGTGAAAATGAAATCACTGGCAGAACCTGCTGTTAAAGTTGTAAAAGATAAAAAAGTTAAATTTATACCTGAAAGATTTGAAAAGACTTATTTCAACTGGATGGAAAATATTCAGGATTGGTGTATTTCAAGACAGCTCTGGTGGGGACATAGAATTCCTGTTTGGTACTGTAAAGACTGCGGTGAAGTTATAGTAACAGATGGAGAAGCTACGAAATGTCCAAAGTGTGGTTCAACTAACTTAGAGCAGGATAAAGATGTACTGGATACCTGGTTTAGTTCTGCACTATGGCCTTTCTCAACACTTGGATGGCCAGATAAGACAGAGGATTTGAAATGCTTCTACCCTAACAATACTCTTGTTACAGGATACGACATAATATTCTTCTGGGTTGCAAGGATGATATTCTCAGGTCTTTACTGTATGGACGATATTCCTTTTGAAAATGTACTTATACACGGTATCGTAAGGGATTCTCAAGGAAGAAAAATGTCAAAATCACTTGGAAATGGTGTAGATCCAATAGAGGTAATAGAACAATATGGAGCAGATGCTCTTAGATTTACGCTTATTACAGGAAATGCACCAGGAAATGACATAAGGTATTATTCAGAAAGAGTTGAAGCATCTAGAAATTTTGCAAATAAAATATGGAATGCTTCAAGATTTGTACTTATGAACATAGATGAAGATTTGATGAATAAGTATAAAGACTGCAAAGATTACAGTGGTGCAGATAGATGGATAATGTCTAAATTAAATACTCTTGTAAAAGAAGTTACAGACAACATAGAAAAATTTGAACTTGGAATAGCTTCTCAGAAATTATATGATTTTATATGGGGAGAATTATGTGATTGGTATATAGAACTTGTTAAACCTGTTATGTATGGTGAGGATGAAAAAGCCAAGGGTGTGGCATACAACGTGTTAAACAATGTATTATCTACAAGTTTGCAGCTATTACATCCTGTAATGCCTTTCATAACTGAGGAAATATATACTCACCTTTATACAGAGTATGAATCTATAACTATATCGAAATGGCCAGAATATGATGAAAGCCTGAAGGATTTAAAGGCAGAAAAAGATATGGAATATATTATAGAGGCTATTAGAGAAATAAGAAATATTAGAACAGAAATGAATGTACCATTTTCCAGAAAAGCAAAAATCATGGTTCATGTAGCTGAAAAAGATGCATATGAAGCTTTTCAAAATGGAGAAGATTATTTCAAAAAATTAGCTTCTGCTAGTGAAGTTGAATTTTTAAAAGATAAAAATGATGCACCAAAGAATATAGTATCTGCAGTAACTAGGGGAGCAGAATTATTCATTCCACTTTTTGATCTGGTAGATATGGATAAGGAAATTGAGAGACTTAATAAGGAAAAGAAAAAATTAGAAGGAGAAATAAAGAGAGTAGAAAACAAACTTTCAAATGAAAAGTTTGTTTCCAAGGCACCAGAAACTGTAGTAAATGCAGAAAGAGAAAAAGGTGACAAATACAGAGAAATGCTGAATACTGTAGTTGAAAGATTGGAAAATATAAAATAG